Proteins encoded in a region of the Armatimonadota bacterium genome:
- a CDS encoding dTDP-glucose 4,6-dehydratase codes for MRLFVTGAAGFIGSNFVRLVRGLAPDVPIVAYDALRYSGILANLDPVADEVVFECGEVQDAETVGRLLDEHQITHLVNFAAESHNDRSLLDNSDFVQTNTFGVQVLLEQTRKHGLERMLHVSTDEVYGSIAEGEFTEQSPLQPNTPYSASKAGGDLLCRAHWTSYRTPVVLTRGGNTYGPNHFPEKLVPFFLTRLLQGKKVPLYGEGNQVREWIHVRDHAAGIWTVLTKGEPGEVYNIGDVNERPNRIVVEKILDRLQLDGRLVKNIPDPRKGAHDARYSMTTRKVQALGWRPEVPFDQGLNDTIDWFRDNRAWWEPIVADDGYRAFVKAFYGPSLGEDL; via the coding sequence ATGAGGCTTTTCGTCACCGGTGCGGCCGGGTTCATCGGATCCAACTTCGTGCGCCTCGTGCGCGGCTTGGCCCCCGACGTGCCGATCGTCGCCTATGACGCTCTCCGCTATTCCGGCATCCTGGCCAACCTCGACCCGGTCGCTGACGAGGTCGTCTTCGAATGCGGGGAAGTGCAGGACGCGGAAACGGTCGGTCGGCTCCTTGACGAACATCAGATCACCCATTTGGTCAACTTTGCGGCTGAAAGCCATAACGATCGTTCGCTCTTGGACAATAGCGACTTCGTCCAAACGAACACTTTCGGCGTGCAGGTCCTGTTAGAACAGACCCGGAAGCACGGCCTGGAGCGAATGCTCCACGTCAGCACCGACGAGGTCTACGGTTCGATCGCGGAGGGCGAGTTCACCGAGCAAAGCCCGTTACAGCCGAACACGCCCTATAGCGCGAGCAAGGCGGGCGGCGACTTGCTGTGCCGGGCCCATTGGACGTCGTACCGCACGCCGGTGGTCCTGACACGGGGCGGCAACACGTACGGGCCGAACCACTTTCCCGAGAAGCTCGTCCCGTTCTTCTTGACGCGCCTGTTGCAGGGCAAGAAGGTGCCGCTCTACGGCGAAGGGAACCAAGTGCGCGAGTGGATCCACGTCCGCGACCATGCGGCGGGCATTTGGACGGTTTTGACCAAGGGCGAGCCAGGCGAGGTTTATAACATCGGCGATGTGAACGAGCGCCCGAACCGGATCGTCGTCGAGAAGATCCTGGACCGGCTGCAGTTAGACGGCCGTCTCGTCAAGAACATACCGGACCCGCGCAAGGGCGCCCATGACGCCCGGTACTCGATGACGACGCGCAAGGTCCAGGCGCTCGGTTGGAGACCAGAGGTGCCGTTCGACCAAGGCCTGAACGACACGATCGACTGGTTCCGCGACAACCGGGCTTGGTGGGAGCCGATCGTGGCCGACGACGGTTACCGCGCGTTCGTGAAGGCGTTCTACGGGCCGAGCCTCGGTGAGGACCTGTGA
- a CDS encoding dTDP-4-dehydrorhamnose 3,5-epimerase family protein: MDRIPGVIVRPLARHTDSRGWLLELFRDDELPDGFEPAMAYISMTGPGVARGPHEHAGQTDGFAFVDGRYEVYLWENRPGQEEAFERFEAGSENPLAVYVPPGVVHAYRNVGDRDAFVINFPDRLYAGRDKAGPVDEIRHESDPDSRFRLPD, encoded by the coding sequence ATGGACCGCATTCCGGGCGTCATCGTCCGCCCGCTCGCCCGCCACACCGACTCCAGGGGTTGGCTCCTCGAGCTGTTCCGTGACGACGAGCTGCCGGACGGCTTCGAGCCCGCAATGGCCTATATCAGCATGACGGGGCCGGGTGTGGCGCGCGGCCCGCACGAGCACGCCGGCCAAACGGACGGGTTCGCGTTCGTGGACGGACGTTACGAGGTCTATCTGTGGGAGAACCGGCCTGGGCAGGAGGAAGCGTTCGAGCGTTTCGAAGCGGGGTCCGAAAACCCCCTCGCGGTCTACGTCCCGCCAGGAGTCGTGCACGCCTATCGCAACGTCGGCGACCGAGACGCCTTCGTGATCAACTTTCCCGATAGGCTTTATGCAGGACGGGACAAGGCCGGGCCTGTGGACGAGATCCGGCACGAAAGCGATCCGGACTCCCGCTTCCGGCTGCCGGACTGA
- the rfbA gene encoding glucose-1-phosphate thymidylyltransferase RfbA, giving the protein MKGIVLAGGTGSRLFPLTTATSKQLLPVYSKPMVYYPLSVLMLAGLRDILVITTPGDQEAFRKLLGDGSRFGVRLSYAAQPDPGGLAQAFLIGESFLAGEGAALVLGDNVFYGGDLTHLVREAASREAGATVFAYQVENPSDYGVVAFDATGKAVDLEEKPQAPKSNFAVTGLYFYDRSVCDKAHRLRPSARGELEITDLNRLYLDEGSLQVTRLNRGYAWLDTGTYGSLLQASNFVEAVEQRQGLMIACLEEIAFRNGWIGADSLKETSDSMPSTAYGRYLRRIADEAE; this is encoded by the coding sequence GTGAAGGGGATCGTCCTAGCGGGCGGGACCGGAAGCCGGCTGTTCCCCCTGACGACCGCGACGAGCAAGCAACTCCTTCCGGTTTACAGCAAGCCGATGGTCTACTATCCGCTCAGCGTCCTGATGCTGGCCGGCTTGAGGGACATTCTGGTGATCACGACACCTGGCGACCAGGAGGCGTTCCGAAAGCTCCTGGGTGACGGGTCGCGCTTCGGAGTCAGGCTGTCGTACGCCGCCCAGCCCGACCCGGGGGGTCTCGCCCAGGCGTTCCTGATCGGCGAAAGCTTCTTGGCGGGAGAGGGGGCCGCGCTGGTCTTGGGCGACAACGTGTTCTACGGCGGCGACCTCACGCACCTCGTCAGAGAGGCGGCCTCGCGGGAGGCGGGGGCCACGGTGTTCGCCTATCAGGTCGAGAATCCAAGCGACTACGGCGTCGTCGCGTTCGACGCGACAGGAAAGGCGGTCGACCTTGAAGAGAAGCCACAAGCGCCAAAGTCCAATTTCGCGGTCACCGGCCTGTACTTTTATGACCGTTCCGTGTGCGACAAGGCTCATCGGCTACGGCCATCGGCGCGAGGTGAATTGGAGATCACCGACTTGAACAGGCTGTACTTGGACGAAGGGTCGCTACAAGTGACGCGTTTGAACCGGGGCTATGCCTGGTTGGACACGGGCACGTACGGCTCGCTCTTGCAGGCTTCGAACTTCGTGGAGGCCGTGGAACAGCGACAGGGCCTGATGATCGCGTGCCTGGAGGAGATCGCCTTCCGGAACGGTTGGATCGGTGCCGATTCCCTGAAAGAGACGTCCGATTCGATGCCGTCTACGGCTTATGGCCGCTACCTTCGACGGATCGCCGATGAAGCCGAGTGA